Genomic DNA from Desulfonema ishimotonii:
GGGAGATCCAGACCGAAAAAGGGCAGTTCGAGGGCGCGGAAATTGAGATGTTTGAATATCTGGCAGAGAAAATGAATTTTGACATTCAGTTCGAAGTTGTACCGTTCAAACGCTGTCTGCATTACATGGAAACCGGTAGGGCGGATATGCTGGCCGGTATCTTCAAACGTCCTGAACGGGAAGCCTATATTGAATATATTGAGCCGCCTTACAAGGGCAGATCCGATAAAAGCTTTTATGTGCTGAAAGGCAAAAAAAAGATGATCAGAACCTACGAAGATCTTTATAAATTAACGATCGGCGTAAAAAATGGCGTGACATATTTTCCCCGGTTTGATGCGGATGCCAAATTGAAAAAAGATGGCGTGTATGAGAATTCAATGAATATCAGCAAGCTCTTAAGGGGTCGGATTGATGCCTTTATTATGACAGGTGACTTCGGGGATTATATGATTCGCCAAGCCGGTGCTGCGGATAAGATTGAAAAGGCCGCATTCGGTTATTCCAAAAAAATCTCCCTGGATGAACCGGGTCGGTGAGGTGAAATCCGCTGTCAGGGAGATGATAGA
This window encodes:
- a CDS encoding substrate-binding periplasmic protein; amino-acid sequence: MKILFNVDPPWEIQTEKGQFEGAEIEMFEYLAEKMNFDIQFEVVPFKRCLHYMETGRADMLAGIFKRPEREAYIEYIEPPYKGRSDKSFYVLKGKKKMIRTYEDLYKLTIGVKNGVTYFPRFDADAKLKKDGVYENSMNISKLLRGRIDAFIMTGDFGDYMIRQAGAADKIEKAAFGYSKKISLDEPGR